From a region of the Argiope bruennichi chromosome 8, qqArgBrue1.1, whole genome shotgun sequence genome:
- the LOC129980698 gene encoding acid-sensing ion channel 1A-like, whose product MELVEYVFLALGFPMVSFTPHELSLVIKLDMYLNNLTTLDMEALSFGRRLKNLEEQFQKLQSSDSFNLTHFIFEHSIKCQEFFSKCVALVFPLTCCDIFQPVLTSIGLCYTLKPNNDFADLMEKMPLEVPFIMDLISPPHPGKSLEKGFSVFLTHPRELISFFEESEGQKIVPGYTTTISAHLFKRQRTALHTTWHGRSNNCPKLFNNERFTNKMCNAVFTTMNFGNKCNCTSVLQNECVSQVPDFVSEIIKSRLNQKNKTEKTCGPYEMYGCFFSHSLKSNLSYLLENCQEPCIYYGYHSKVTSMSLGGENISRLQIIYNQNQYLYEEYRKATLSSLFSQVGGALGLYLGASIITVAEIVIFMASWIWFKICPIKVKK is encoded by the exons ATGGAGCTGGTGGAATACGTTTTCCTTGCCCTTGGTTTTCCTATGGTGAGTTTCACTCCCCACGAACTCAGCTTGGTCATTAAGTTGGATATGTACTTGAACAACTTGACAACATTAGACATGGAAGCTCTTAGTTTCGGAAGACGACTGAAGAATCTGGAAGagcaatttcaaaaacttcaATCTTCTGATTCGTTCAACTTGACACATTTTATCTTTGAGCACAGCATTAA GTGTCAAGAATTTTTCTCCAAATGCGTCGCTTTGGTGTTTCCCCTAACATGCTGCGACATTTTTCAACCTGTACTAACTAGCATTGGATTGTGTTACACTTTGAAACCGAACAATGACTTCGCCGATCTAATGGAAAAAATGCCTCTGGAAGTTCCCTTCATTATGGACCTGATATCACCTCCTCATCCAG GCAAAAGTTTGGAGAAAGGCTTCAGTGTGTTTTTGACCCATCCCAGAGaattgatttctttctttgaagAAAGCGAGGGACAGAAGATAGTACCTGGATATACCACTACCATTTCTGCCCACCTCTTTAAA AGACAGCGTACAGCTTTGCACACCACCTGGCATGGCAGATCAAATAATTGTCCAAAACTGTTCAACAACGAACGCTTCACGAACAAGATGTGCAACGCAGTATTTACTACGATGAATTTTGGTAACAAATGCAATTGTACATCGGTTCTACAAAACGAATGCGTTTCACAAGTTCCCGATTTCGTGTCTGAAATTATTAAGTCGAGACTgaatcaaa aaaataagacTGAAAAAACATGTGGGCCTTACGAAATGTACGGTTGCTTTTTCTCACACAGCCTCAAAAGTAATT TGTCTTATCTTCTGGAAAACTGTCAGGAGCCTTGCATCTATTACGGATATCATAGCAAAGTGACCAGCATGAGTCTAGGAGGAGAAAATATCAG CCGactgcaaataatatataatcagaATCAATACTTATATGAAGAATACCGAAAGGCTACACTCTCCAGTTTATTTA GTCAGGTTGGTGGTGCTCTAGGCCTGTACCTGGGTGCAAGTATCATCACTGTTGCAGAAATTGTCATTTTCATGGCATCATGGATTTGGTTCAAGATTTGTCCCATCAAAGTGAAGAAATGA
- the LOC129980699 gene encoding uncharacterized protein LOC129980699 yields the protein MLFPLVESCLSEEVLRAWRRNDRGLDRKDDTKESRLESLMKFLKNEVENEDRIALAMEGFSLKENNKNIKIKRDLPIAAGLFSGNQKSVLKCVFCDKNNHESKECHVARNLDLSEKMNRLKKRGCCFRCLSNGHVSKLCRVQVNCGICGQRHHAVMCPDRKTVESSNSQEATESSINFGQFNTLTNPTCSTSVFLQTLVLVLRGETQDFAVRALIDTGSQKSYITKEAAKKMQYHALKETTLVHTLFGGMQNLQKHSEYKIFVSDFNKNYHCTFNAFDQEKICAEICQIPIGFWSKELEGNKIQLTDQECFASCSSSAIHLLIGADIAGKLMTGKILNLTCGLTATETLLGWTLMGKAPSSSDSISMTVTNLLIKDCNISDLWKLEAIGIIDPAESKKKTEMHQSTLDYFRNTLTINEEGRYEVALPWVLESSRLPDNRQMAEKRLSSVYKKLVESEKVGVYADVFKKWIADGVIEEIEDKKELNAYYLPHRPVFKENSITKKVRPVFDASALIKGTPSLNAYLESGPNLIELVPSLLNRLRKFPAGIASDIEKAFLQIGIRERYKDYLRFLWKTKDKGMKIYRHRRVVFGVTCSPSLLAATLNCHLEKAPEELLDTAEILKNSFYVDNCVCSLKNIDEADKFIAESQALMSLGKFNLRGWESNASLEIIDQPDKYQTVSLLGLNWDLKQDTLSCIINCPKNENLVLTKRDLLSLAQSIFDPLDISSSVTIIPKFMLQESWNLGLKCDDALPEGLSKLFWNWLKGIKNLSEVKIPRWMKLSQNEEGKKKENIWKFIPPSAPWWGGWWERVIALVKDLLKEVLNRACLSYEKLNMILCYCEDIVNSRPITYVSEHHDLEHITPSSFLRKRRENGIPDLDHLELSPEYFRKRRLYRCKLQEDPRNRFRLEYLWQLRQQTKKMIKTHDFKVGEVVIVEVTNQKRLNWPLGKITEIFPGKDGLVRLVKVKTKKGEFLRPVQRLYALEVQTPSVENLLEKRESEIEDEKEEAVQQQYVDHPEKLPESDETSLPNLNTMKTRFGRKIQVPNRLDL from the coding sequence ATGTTGTTTCCCTTGGTTGAGTCTTGTTTAAGTGAAGAAGTTTTAAGAGCCTGGCGGAGAAATGATAGAGGATTGGATAGAAAAGATGACACAAAAGAATCTCGATTggaaagtttgatgaaatttttgaagaacgaAGTTGAAAATGAGGACAGGATAGCTCTTGCTATGGAAGGcttctctttgaaagaaaataacaaaaatatcaagattaaaagAGACTTGCCGATAGCTGCGGGACTTTTTTCAGGAAaccaaaaatctgttttgaagTGTGTATTTTGTGACAAGAACAATCATGAATCCAAAGAATGTCATGTTGCTCGAAATTTGGATTTAAGTGAGAAAATGAACCGATTGAAGAAAAGAGGTTGCTGTTTCAGATGTCTAAGTAACGGTCACGTGTCAAAGCTATGCAGGGTCCAAGTGAATTGTGGAATTTGTGGTCAAAGACATCATGCTGTGATGTGCCCTGATAGAAAGACCGTTGAGTCTTCTAACTCTCAAGAAGCAACGGAAAGTTCAATCAATTTTGGACAGTTCAATACATTGACCAATCCCACATGTTCTACAAGTGTGTTTCTACAAACCCTGGTATTGGTTCTTCGGGGAGAAACACAGGATTTTGCTGTGAGGGCCCTCATAGACACTGGAAGTCAGAAATCTTATATTACGAAAGAAGCTGCTAAGAAAATGCAGTATCATGCATTAAAAGAAACAACTCTTGTTCATACTTTGTTTGGAGGGATGCAAAATCTCCAGAAACATTCAGAATACAAGATTTTTGTAagtgattttaacaaaaattatcattgcaCTTTTAACGCATTTGACCAAGAGAAAATCTGTGCCGAAATTTGTCAGATACCAATCGGATTCTGGTCAAAGGAATTAGAGGGTAATAAAATTCAACTAACAGACCAAGAATGTTTTGCATCTTGTTCTTCATCCGCTATCCATTTGCTTATTGGTGCTGACATAGCAGGAAAATTGATGACTGGAAAAATCCTCAATTTAACTTGTGGATTAACTGCCACTGAGACTTTGCTTGGTTGGACACTTATGGGAAAAGCACCAAGCAGTTCAGACTCTATAAGCATGACAGTGACAAACTTGCTTATAAAAGATTGTAATATAAGTGACTTATGGAAGTTAGAAGCCATTGGAATTATTGATCCTGCTGAATCTAAAAAGAAGACTGAAATGCATCAAAGTACTTTAGATTATTTTCGAAACACTCTGACGATTAATGAGGAAGGGAGGTACGAAGTCGCCTTACCTTGGGTGTTAGAATCTTCCCGGCTCCCTGACAACAGACAAATGGCCGAGAAACGACTTTCTTCTGTTTATAAAAAACTTGTAGAATCCGAGAAGGTTGGAGTATATGcagatgtctttaaaaaatggattgcTGACGGTGTCATTGaagaaattgaagataaaaaagaGTTAAATGCATACTATCTTCCGCACAGGCCTGTTTTTAAAGAGAACAGCATTACTAAGAAAGTGAGGCCAGTTTTCGATGCATCCGCACTTATAAAGGGTACACCCTCACTGAATGCTTACTTAGAAAGCGGTCCTAATTTAATTGAACTTGTTCCTTCCCTACTGAATCGTCTCCGGAAATTTCCTGCTGGAATAGCATCAGACATTGAGAAGGCATTTCTTCAGATCGGAATCAGAGAGAGGTACAAGGATTATCTGCGATTTTTATGGAAAACCAAAGACAAGGGAATGAAAATCTACAGACATCGTAGAGTTGTGTTTGGTGTCACCTGCAGTCCATCCCTTTTAGCGGCAACTTTGAATTGCCATCTGGAAAAAGCACCTGAAGAGCTCTTGGATACTgcggaaattttgaagaattcattttatgtGGATAATTGTGTCTGCAGTTTGAAGAATATAGATGAAGCAGATAAATTTATAGCTGAATCGCAAGCGTTGATGTCTTTAGGAAAATTCAATCTACGAGGCTGGGAATCAAATGCTTCACTTGAAATTATCGATCAACCCGACAAATACCAAACTGTATCCTTATTGGGTCTAAACTGGGACCTAAAACAAGATACTCTGTCTTGTATCATAAACTGTCCGAAAAATGAAAATCTGGTTCTTACTAAAAGAGATCTGCTTTCTTTGGCTCAGAGTATATTTGACCCTTTGGATATATCCTCTTCTGTAACCATCATTCCAAAGTTTATGCTTCAAGAATCCTGGAATCTTGGACTTAAATGTGATGATGCCCTGCCAGAAGGTCTATCGAAACTATTTTGGAACTGGCTGAAGGGTATAAAGAATCTTTCAGAGGTCAAAATACCTCGATGGATGAAGCTGAGTCAAAATGAAGAagggaaaaagaaggaaaatatttggaaatttataccACCATCAGCTCCATGGTGGGGAGGATGGTGGGAGCGCGTTATTGCCCTAGTAAAAGACCTTCTGAAGGAAGTTCTAAACCGAGCATGCCTGAGTTACGAAAAATTGAATATGATTCTATGCTATTGCGAAGACATCGTAAATTCAAGACCTATTACCTACGTTTCTGAACACCATGATTTGGAACATATAACACCATCTTCATTCCTCAGAAAACGTAGAGAAAATGGAATTCCAGATCTTGACCACTTGGAACTATCTCCTGAGTATTTTCGCAAGCGGCGACTGTATAGGTGTAAACTGCAAGAAGATCCCAGAAATCGATTCCGACTGGAATACTTGTGGCAGCTGAGGCAACAaactaagaaaatgataaaaacccACGATTTCAAGGTGGGAGAAGTGGTTATTGTCGAAGTAACCAATCAAAAACGTCTGAATTGGCCTCTGgggaaaataacagaaatattcccTGGTAAGGACGGTTTAGTTCGTCTtgtgaaagtaaaaacaaagaaaggcGAATTTCTGAGACCTGTACAGCGTCTCTACGCACTTGAAGTTCAAACGCCTTCAGTAGAGAATCTACTAGAGAAGAGAGAATCTGAAATTGAAGATGAGAAAGAAGAGGCAGTACAACAGCAATATGTTGACCATCCTGAGAAGCTACCAGAATCGGACGAAACGTCTCTGCCTAATCTAAATACCATGAAAACCCGTTTCGGCCGAAAGATTCAAGTTCCCAATCGGCTAGACCTGTGA